In the Variovorax sp. S12S4 genome, one interval contains:
- a CDS encoding NAD(P)/FAD-dependent oxidoreductase, whose amino-acid sequence MTSNTPAPVAADYLVIGGGIAGASVAYWLAPHARVILLEREAQPGYHSTGRSAALFMESYGTAQVRALTMASRAFLEHPPEGFAEHPLLTPRGALMVADADHVAELEAHWEVLRAMNTGAQRLSSEEAIEMVPALRPEQVAGGVYEPDASDMDVHAIHQGYLRGMRQAGGKLVCDAGVTALERVDDRWRVTAGDVVYEAPVVINAAGAWVDTIAQLAGVRPIGIEPRRRSAFIFAPPEGSNVAHWPMVFSADEGWYIKPDAGMLLGSPANADPVEPQDVQPEELDVAFAIHRIEEATTLTIRRPTRTWAGLRSFVADGDLVGGFEPEAPGFFWLAAQGGYGIQTSAAMGEACAALARGLPVPQRIAGFGLTAEMLGPQRLRAAAAAAAAAAAATAG is encoded by the coding sequence ATGACTTCCAACACACCAGCGCCCGTTGCGGCCGACTATCTCGTGATCGGCGGCGGCATTGCCGGTGCCTCGGTGGCCTACTGGCTCGCGCCGCATGCCCGCGTGATCCTGCTCGAACGCGAGGCCCAGCCCGGCTACCACTCCACCGGCCGCTCGGCCGCGCTTTTCATGGAAAGCTACGGCACGGCGCAGGTGCGCGCGCTCACCATGGCAAGCCGCGCGTTTCTCGAACATCCGCCAGAGGGCTTTGCCGAGCACCCGCTCCTCACGCCGCGTGGCGCGTTGATGGTGGCCGACGCCGATCATGTGGCCGAGCTCGAAGCCCACTGGGAGGTGCTGCGCGCCATGAACACCGGCGCACAGCGGCTCAGCAGCGAAGAAGCCATCGAGATGGTGCCGGCGCTGCGGCCCGAACAGGTGGCGGGCGGTGTCTATGAGCCCGATGCGTCCGACATGGACGTGCACGCCATCCACCAGGGCTACCTGCGCGGCATGCGGCAGGCCGGCGGCAAGCTGGTGTGCGACGCCGGCGTGACCGCGCTCGAGCGCGTGGACGACCGCTGGCGCGTGACGGCCGGCGACGTCGTCTACGAAGCGCCGGTGGTCATCAACGCGGCGGGCGCGTGGGTCGACACCATTGCGCAACTGGCGGGCGTGCGGCCCATCGGCATCGAGCCGCGGCGGCGCTCGGCCTTCATCTTCGCGCCGCCCGAAGGCAGCAACGTGGCGCACTGGCCCATGGTGTTCAGCGCCGATGAAGGCTGGTACATCAAGCCCGACGCCGGCATGCTGCTCGGTTCGCCGGCCAATGCCGATCCGGTCGAACCGCAGGACGTGCAGCCCGAAGAGCTGGACGTCGCCTTCGCCATCCACCGCATCGAGGAAGCCACCACGCTCACCATTCGCCGCCCCACCCGCACCTGGGCGGGCCTGCGTTCCTTCGTGGCCGACGGCGACCTGGTGGGCGGCTTCGAGCCAGAGGCGCCCGGCTTCTTCTGGCTTGCGGCGCAGGGTGGCTATGGCATCCAGACTTCGGCAGCCATGGGCGAGGCATGTGCGGCACTCGCGCGCGGCCTGCCTGTGCCGCAGCGCATTGCGGGCTTCGGTCTTACGGCTGAAATGCTCGGCCCGCAGCGCTTGCGTGCAGCAGCGGCAGCAGCGGCAGCAGCGGCTGCGGCAACAGCTGGATAG
- a CDS encoding helix-turn-helix domain-containing protein encodes MNPHTGNKPRAKPGTKPKDEQPALDRTTFGNRLRTARKRFGWTLAQLAERSGVSITTISRAERGQLALGYENFTALGRALEMDMNAMFAGAGVKPAQLDGPVVTRAGKGVVYRGLSIAYEFLGTTAAGKQMSPIVGTVHARRIHGPEDFVRHAGEEFAYVLSGEIEVHFDNGKVVRLARGDSLYFDSRIGHAYVSVSRQLAKIVGMTTAESGHMKSAREAPEAPAPKPVRKAR; translated from the coding sequence GTGAATCCACACACGGGCAACAAGCCGCGAGCCAAGCCGGGGACAAAGCCGAAGGACGAACAGCCGGCGCTGGACCGCACCACCTTCGGCAACCGCCTGCGCACCGCGCGCAAGCGCTTCGGCTGGACGCTGGCGCAGCTGGCCGAGCGCTCGGGCGTGTCGATCACCACCATCTCGCGCGCGGAACGCGGGCAACTCGCGCTCGGGTACGAGAACTTCACCGCGCTGGGCCGCGCGCTCGAGATGGACATGAACGCGATGTTCGCGGGTGCCGGCGTCAAGCCCGCGCAGCTCGACGGGCCGGTGGTCACGCGCGCGGGCAAGGGCGTGGTGTACCGCGGCCTTTCAATCGCCTACGAGTTCCTGGGCACCACGGCCGCAGGCAAGCAGATGAGCCCGATCGTCGGCACCGTGCACGCGCGGCGCATTCACGGGCCCGAGGACTTCGTGAGGCATGCGGGAGAAGAGTTCGCCTATGTGCTTTCAGGCGAGATCGAAGTGCATTTCGACAACGGCAAGGTGGTGCGCCTTGCCCGCGGCGACTCGCTGTACTTCGACAGCCGCATCGGCCACGCCTACGTGAGCGTCAGCCGGCAGCTTGCAAAGATCGTGGGCATGACGACGGCGGAAAGCGGGCACATGAAGTCGGCGCGCGAGGCGCCTGAGGCGCCCGCTCCAAAGCCGGTACGCAAGGCCCGCTGA
- a CDS encoding DUF3299 domain-containing protein, producing MRIAKKNSTLRAFTRLSMLLAGAGLAAATWAADPAPKDTTPSNPLGGKAAPVAAAKGTPGQPRQITWEELVPKDWDPAKEFKGMDLSSLNDGDPRANELLMKMQEVSNNAPTNPAMNGAEIKIPGFIVPLEEAKGEVTEFLLVPYFGACIHTPPPPANQILHVVTSKGAKFRAMDTVWVTGKLQTMRNDSMMGVSGYHVNATSVTKYSGGAK from the coding sequence ATGCGCATCGCAAAGAAAAACTCCACGCTCCGGGCTTTCACGCGGCTTTCGATGCTGCTCGCCGGTGCCGGCCTGGCAGCCGCCACATGGGCCGCCGACCCCGCGCCCAAGGACACGACCCCATCGAACCCGCTCGGCGGCAAGGCCGCACCTGTTGCTGCAGCCAAGGGCACGCCGGGCCAGCCGCGCCAGATCACCTGGGAAGAACTGGTGCCGAAAGACTGGGACCCGGCCAAGGAATTCAAGGGCATGGACCTGAGCTCGCTCAATGACGGCGACCCGCGCGCCAATGAGCTGCTCATGAAGATGCAAGAGGTGTCGAACAACGCGCCGACCAATCCCGCGATGAACGGCGCCGAGATCAAGATCCCGGGCTTCATCGTGCCGCTCGAAGAAGCCAAGGGCGAAGTGACCGAGTTCCTGCTCGTGCCCTACTTCGGCGCCTGCATCCACACGCCGCCGCCGCCGGCCAACCAGATCCTGCACGTGGTCACGTCAAAGGGCGCCAAGTTCCGGGCCATGGACACCGTGTGGGTCACCGGCAAGCTGCAGACCATGCGCAACGACTCGATGATGGGTGTGAGCGGCTATCACGTGAACGCGACGAGCGTCACCAAGTATTCGGGCGGCGCCAAGTAG
- a CDS encoding ABC transporter permease has product MSALFSIAWRSAWNRRFTLALTVFSIALSTFLLLGVERIRTELRENFASSVSGTDLIVGARTGSTQLLLYSVFRIGAATNNISWKSVQALAAHQGVDWVVPLSLGDSHRGFSVLATSPEYFTRFRYGNRQSLQLREGKPFSALFDAVVGAEVADKLGYHVGQKITLAHGSGELNSAEHADKPFTVVGVLARTGTPVDRTVHIGLEAMEAIHLEWVGGAPMPGVKIPAEQVRKFDLTPKNVTAALVGLKNRSAVFGVQRWISTYTGEPLMAILPGVALDELWSVIGIGENALLLMSALVALVSLAGLVSVVMAGLNERRRELAVLRAVGAGLRHVLALLALEGAMVTVLGVAFGVVMAVLGIALLAPWLQSQFGLTLSLSEPTLNEWLLMASLLVAGWLASLLPGIRAYRLSLADGLSPRI; this is encoded by the coding sequence ATGAGCGCCCTTTTTTCCATTGCCTGGCGCAGCGCCTGGAACCGGCGCTTCACGCTCGCGCTCACCGTGTTCTCGATTGCGCTGTCGACCTTTCTGCTGCTGGGCGTGGAGCGCATCCGCACCGAGCTGCGCGAGAATTTCGCGTCCTCCGTCTCGGGCACCGACCTGATCGTGGGTGCGCGCACGGGCTCCACGCAGCTGCTGCTGTATTCGGTGTTTCGCATCGGCGCGGCCACCAACAACATCTCGTGGAAGAGCGTGCAGGCGTTGGCCGCGCACCAGGGCGTCGACTGGGTGGTGCCGCTTTCGCTCGGCGATTCGCACCGCGGCTTCTCGGTGCTGGCCACCTCGCCCGAATACTTCACCCGCTTTCGCTACGGCAATCGCCAGTCGCTGCAGCTGCGCGAGGGCAAGCCCTTCAGCGCGCTGTTCGATGCGGTGGTGGGCGCCGAAGTGGCCGACAAGCTCGGCTACCACGTCGGCCAGAAGATCACCCTTGCCCACGGCAGCGGCGAGCTCAATTCGGCCGAGCATGCCGACAAGCCCTTTACCGTGGTGGGCGTGCTCGCCCGCACCGGCACGCCGGTCGATCGCACGGTGCACATCGGCCTCGAAGCGATGGAAGCCATTCACCTCGAATGGGTGGGCGGCGCGCCGATGCCCGGCGTCAAGATCCCGGCCGAGCAGGTGCGCAAGTTCGACCTCACGCCCAAGAACGTGACGGCCGCACTCGTGGGCCTGAAGAACCGCTCCGCCGTGTTCGGCGTGCAGCGCTGGATCTCGACCTACACCGGCGAACCGCTGATGGCCATCCTGCCCGGCGTGGCACTCGACGAACTCTGGAGCGTGATCGGCATCGGCGAAAACGCACTGCTGCTGATGTCGGCGCTGGTCGCGCTGGTGAGCCTTGCGGGCCTTGTCTCGGTGGTGATGGCGGGCCTGAATGAAAGGCGGCGCGAACTCGCCGTGCTGCGCGCCGTGGGCGCCGGCCTGCGCCATGTGCTGGCGCTGCTCGCGCTCGAGGGCGCCATGGTCACCGTGCTGGGCGTGGCCTTCGGCGTGGTCATGGCGGTGCTGGGCATTGCCCTGCTCGCACCATGGCTGCAGTCGCAGTTCGGGCTGACACTGAGCCTTTCAGAACCTACACTGAACGAATGGCTGCTGATGGCAAGCCTGCTGGTGGCGGGTTGGCTGGCCAGCCTGCTGCCTGGCATCCGTGCCTACCGGCTCTCTCTTGCCGACGGTCTCTCACCCAGGATTTGA
- a CDS encoding ABC transporter ATP-binding protein, producing MKTPCIDIEALRITAGELVFLHGPSGCGKSTLLSLLAGVLVADEGRVTLLGHDWSQLSGAARDRCRVAHVGYIFQQFNLLPYLSVLDNVLLPCRFSQRREAQAARSGSSREQAEHLLDQMGLDHNLWKRQAMQLSVGQQQRVAAARALIGQPEVVIADEPTSALDEDRREAFLDVLLTACATNQSALVFVSHDQRIAQRFARHVLLPDINRAATAAMAADA from the coding sequence ATGAAAACGCCCTGCATCGACATCGAGGCCTTGCGCATCACGGCCGGGGAACTGGTCTTCTTGCACGGCCCGAGCGGCTGCGGCAAGAGCACGCTGCTGTCGCTCCTGGCCGGCGTGCTGGTGGCGGACGAAGGCCGCGTCACGCTGCTGGGGCACGACTGGTCGCAGCTCTCCGGCGCCGCGCGCGACCGCTGCCGTGTTGCGCACGTGGGCTACATTTTTCAGCAGTTCAACCTGCTGCCGTACCTGAGCGTGCTCGACAACGTGCTGCTGCCCTGCCGCTTCTCGCAGCGGCGCGAGGCGCAGGCCGCGCGCAGCGGCAGCTCCCGTGAACAGGCCGAACACCTGCTCGACCAGATGGGTCTCGACCACAACCTGTGGAAGCGCCAGGCCATGCAGTTGTCGGTCGGCCAGCAGCAGCGCGTGGCGGCTGCGCGCGCGCTCATCGGCCAGCCCGAGGTGGTGATTGCCGACGAGCCCACTTCCGCACTCGACGAAGACCGGCGCGAGGCCTTTCTCGACGTGCTGCTGACAGCCTGCGCAACCAACCAGAGCGCGCTGGTGTTCGTGAGCCATGACCAGCGCATTGCGCAGCGCTTTGCACGGCATGTGCTGCTGCCCGACATCAATCGCGCAGCAACCGCGGCAATGGCGGCGGACGCATGA
- a CDS encoding DUF2796 domain-containing protein yields the protein MKHIRLRRISSGFAFAAALFAAPFLSLSAQAQQQHAHVHGQIRLDVAIDGPTVVIDMESPLDNIVGFERAPKTAAEKKTAEDAIAQLRAADKLFVVDPAANCKLGPVDLRSSALGLGNPDPNEPPGHADLDATFSFNCTNAAAAKFIDVNLFTAFKGTRQIDSQIASAQGQFKRQLKRPAGAQASQPVRLGWGK from the coding sequence ATGAAACACATCCGACTTCGACGCATTTCATCCGGCTTCGCATTCGCCGCGGCACTGTTCGCAGCACCCTTTCTTTCGCTTTCCGCGCAGGCTCAGCAGCAGCACGCGCATGTGCACGGCCAGATCAGGCTCGACGTGGCCATCGACGGCCCGACGGTGGTGATCGACATGGAGTCGCCGCTCGACAACATCGTCGGCTTCGAGCGCGCGCCCAAGACGGCTGCCGAGAAGAAAACCGCCGAAGACGCCATTGCGCAGCTGCGCGCAGCGGACAAGCTCTTTGTTGTCGACCCCGCCGCCAACTGCAAGCTCGGCCCGGTCGACCTGCGCTCCAGCGCACTGGGCCTCGGCAACCCCGACCCGAACGAGCCACCCGGCCATGCGGACCTGGACGCCACCTTTTCTTTCAACTGCACCAACGCGGCCGCGGCCAAGTTCATCGACGTGAATCTGTTCACCGCCTTCAAGGGCACGCGCCAGATCGATTCGCAGATTGCTTCGGCCCAAGGGCAGTTCAAGCGCCAGCTCAAGCGCCCGGCCGGTGCGCAGGCGAGCCAGCCCGTGCGCCTTGGCTGGGGCAAGTGA
- a CDS encoding sulfurtransferase, producing MYTTLISVEQLQQLQAGGTPLMVFDCSFDLMKPEAGAQQYAAAHIPGAAFANLDTDLSAKHGVPGAHGDVVVAQEDGVPASGGRHPLPSREKFAAWLSGIGFSNEMQAVVYDRNGANYCGRLWWMLKWMGHDAVAVLDGGLQAWQAAGGEVTSREEPARFQSNFVPGEPLAQLVTTETVARRLGQPDQQLIDARAAARYRGEVEPLDPIAGHIPGALNRPFAENLGPDGKFKPASQLRAEFEALLAGRDPATVVHQCGSGVSAVPNLLAMQIAGLGTTALYAGSWSEWSNTPGLPTRQGAEP from the coding sequence ATGTACACCACCCTCATCAGCGTCGAACAACTCCAGCAGCTGCAAGCCGGCGGTACGCCGCTCATGGTTTTCGACTGCAGCTTCGACCTCATGAAGCCCGAGGCCGGCGCGCAGCAATATGCCGCCGCCCACATTCCGGGCGCCGCGTTTGCGAACCTCGACACCGATCTCAGCGCGAAGCACGGCGTGCCCGGTGCGCACGGCGACGTGGTGGTAGCCCAGGAAGACGGCGTGCCTGCCTCGGGCGGACGCCACCCGCTGCCGAGCCGGGAGAAGTTCGCGGCCTGGCTCTCGGGCATCGGTTTTTCGAACGAGATGCAGGCCGTGGTGTACGACCGCAACGGTGCCAACTACTGCGGCCGCCTGTGGTGGATGCTGAAGTGGATGGGCCACGACGCAGTGGCCGTGCTCGACGGCGGCCTGCAGGCATGGCAAGCCGCCGGCGGCGAAGTCACAAGCCGCGAGGAGCCTGCGCGCTTCCAGTCGAACTTTGTGCCGGGCGAGCCGCTCGCGCAACTCGTGACGACCGAAACGGTAGCGCGCCGGCTCGGCCAGCCTGACCAGCAGCTGATCGACGCGCGTGCCGCCGCGCGTTATCGCGGAGAGGTGGAACCTCTGGACCCGATTGCGGGTCACATCCCCGGGGCTCTGAACCGGCCCTTCGCCGAAAACCTCGGCCCCGACGGCAAGTTCAAGCCGGCATCGCAATTGCGTGCCGAGTTCGAAGCGCTGCTCGCGGGACGCGATCCGGCGACGGTTGTCCACCAATGCGGCAGCGGCGTGAGCGCTGTGCCCAATCTGCTTGCGATGCAGATCGCAGGGCTTGGGACGACCGCGCTCTATGCCGGCAGCTGGAGCGAATGGAGCAACACGCCGGGGCTGCCGACCCGGCAAGGCGCAGAACCATGA
- a CDS encoding DMT family transporter, with product MVLGAFLFATMSVVVKVASAWFNSGEMVLGRGLIGIVFLWLLARNRGVSLGTRYPGMHAWRSIIGVVSLGAWFYAIAHMPLATAVTLNYMSSVWIAAFLVGGTLLAWVPVPGRDGRVERPPLQGTLALTVLAGFVGVVLMLKPSVDASQGFAGLLGLLSGLTAAFAYMQVVALSRIGEPELRTVFYFAVGSAVAGAFATAATGFSGGNSWTWQHALWLLPIGLLAALGQLCMTRAYATAKTQAGTLVVANLQYSGIVFAAFYSVVLFDDRIDAAGWAGMALIIVSGIAATVLRQRAVPKAPAEEH from the coding sequence ATGGTGCTGGGTGCCTTCTTGTTCGCCACCATGAGCGTGGTGGTCAAGGTGGCGTCGGCCTGGTTCAACAGTGGGGAGATGGTGCTCGGCCGCGGGCTGATCGGCATCGTCTTCTTGTGGCTGCTGGCGCGCAACCGCGGCGTTTCCCTCGGCACCCGCTATCCCGGCATGCATGCCTGGCGCAGCATCATCGGCGTGGTGTCGCTCGGCGCGTGGTTCTATGCCATTGCCCACATGCCGCTGGCCACGGCCGTCACGCTCAACTACATGAGCAGCGTGTGGATTGCGGCCTTCCTGGTCGGCGGCACGCTGCTGGCCTGGGTGCCGGTGCCCGGGCGCGATGGCCGTGTCGAGCGCCCGCCGCTGCAGGGCACGCTCGCGCTGACCGTGCTGGCCGGCTTTGTGGGCGTGGTGCTCATGCTCAAGCCCAGCGTGGATGCGAGCCAGGGCTTTGCGGGACTGCTCGGCCTGCTGTCCGGCCTCACAGCCGCATTCGCGTACATGCAGGTGGTGGCGCTGTCGCGCATCGGCGAACCCGAACTGCGCACGGTGTTCTATTTCGCGGTCGGCTCCGCCGTGGCCGGCGCCTTTGCCACGGCCGCGACCGGGTTTTCGGGTGGCAATTCTTGGACGTGGCAGCATGCGCTGTGGCTGCTGCCGATCGGCCTTCTGGCCGCGCTCGGGCAACTTTGCATGACGCGCGCCTATGCCACGGCCAAGACGCAGGCCGGCACGCTCGTGGTGGCCAACCTGCAGTACTCCGGCATCGTCTTCGCGGCGTTCTACAGCGTGGTGCTGTTCGACGACCGCATCGACGCCGCCGGCTGGGCCGGCATGGCGCTCATCATCGTGAGCGGCATCGCGGCCACGGTGCTGCGCCAGCGTGCGGTGCCCAAGGCGCCGGCCGAAGAACACTGA